The Verrucomicrobium spinosum DSM 4136 = JCM 18804 genome includes a region encoding these proteins:
- a CDS encoding RHS repeat-associated core domain-containing protein, which produces MSTSWTYGVDSRGQVISGQKRVGTSGTGTIFKGWDAAYAYDDIGNRTESRFGGLGGNSDPVGSETITYTANALNQYEEIANPRAAYVTGTAAYSTTNPALHTEVVINGQTADRVGVNFVEKLTPSGTGPKWEPLNFELVRDSVTQSFQQHLYVPPVQETLTYDLDGNLTEDGRWTYTWDGENRLVGLTTQAAAETAGVPGLKLTFAYDGLSRRVQKKVEGRTTSSDPWVLRSDTRFVYDGWNMVGEAEYLATAEDAPPTFGGGTAGPYWRRTYVWGEDLSGSLQGAGGVGGLLLINRNERGGKPLRTSWATCDLNGNVIGLVESNLKAVYEYDPFGKPLRVSEPEEDLNPFRFSTKYTDAETGLCYYGYRYYDAVRGRWINRDPIGERGGVNLYGMIDNSPVSWVDYAGLLKKAPALEGVTGVKGAIKISRAAKASAGLTVVGWIEIFDELLYQNYQYHHQSEGMPGVYQILRDQPRPIAATQEQHEDLENAVIATLDRGTIPRIWKLKRCEVDPATQCKIFWEGVDRGGYPPHTQYLGRNFTPPYGVVVVAPDGDWASYDGGKPYGLPQAVFELKTGREWAGVLPMNMWAPIMHNIYGRDTQQFARQARIAMKCKLRYEIWIESKNGAAGYASKMPGYSIFYKP; this is translated from the coding sequence GTGAGCACTAGCTGGACCTATGGCGTGGACAGCCGCGGGCAGGTGATCAGTGGGCAGAAACGGGTGGGCACCTCGGGCACGGGCACCATCTTCAAGGGGTGGGATGCTGCTTATGCCTATGATGACATCGGTAATCGCACGGAATCACGCTTTGGGGGCTTGGGTGGCAACAGTGATCCGGTCGGGTCAGAGACCATCACCTACACGGCCAATGCGCTTAACCAGTACGAGGAGATTGCCAACCCACGGGCCGCTTATGTCACGGGCACTGCGGCCTATTCGACAACCAATCCGGCATTGCACACGGAGGTGGTGATCAACGGCCAGACGGCAGATCGTGTCGGTGTTAACTTTGTCGAGAAGCTGACTCCGTCAGGCACGGGGCCGAAGTGGGAACCGTTGAACTTCGAGCTTGTCCGGGACTCTGTCACCCAGAGCTTCCAGCAGCATCTGTACGTGCCCCCTGTCCAGGAGACCCTGACCTATGACCTAGACGGCAATCTGACCGAGGATGGGCGCTGGACCTACACCTGGGACGGGGAGAACCGTCTGGTGGGCCTGACCACACAGGCTGCGGCCGAGACGGCGGGCGTACCAGGGCTGAAGCTGACCTTTGCGTACGATGGCCTGAGCCGTCGGGTGCAGAAGAAAGTGGAGGGGCGCACGACATCGAGCGATCCTTGGGTCTTGCGTTCGGACACCCGGTTTGTGTACGATGGCTGGAACATGGTGGGCGAAGCGGAATACCTGGCCACGGCAGAGGATGCTCCGCCAACCTTTGGCGGCGGCACGGCCGGACCGTACTGGCGCCGGACCTATGTCTGGGGAGAGGATCTTAGCGGCAGTCTGCAAGGAGCCGGAGGCGTGGGTGGGTTGCTTCTGATCAATCGGAACGAACGTGGCGGCAAGCCTTTGCGGACGAGTTGGGCGACCTGTGACCTGAACGGCAACGTCATCGGGCTGGTGGAGAGCAACCTCAAGGCCGTGTATGAATACGACCCCTTTGGCAAGCCACTGCGGGTGAGTGAGCCGGAGGAGGATCTGAACCCGTTCCGGTTCAGCACGAAGTACACGGATGCGGAGACCGGGCTGTGCTACTACGGGTACCGGTATTATGATGCGGTGCGGGGGCGTTGGATCAACCGAGATCCAATCGGCGAAAGGGGCGGGGTGAATTTGTATGGGATGATTGACAATAGTCCGGTATCTTGGGTAGACTACGCAGGGCTTTTGAAAAAGGCACCCGCACTCGAGGGAGTGACTGGTGTGAAAGGCGCTATAAAGATTAGTAGAGCTGCAAAAGCGTCTGCAGGTCTGACAGTGGTTGGCTGGATCGAAATTTTCGATGAACTGCTTTATCAAAATTATCAGTATCATCATCAATCGGAGGGTATGCCGGGTGTATATCAGATTTTACGGGACCAGCCCCGCCCAATCGCAGCCACCCAGGAGCAGCATGAAGACCTGGAGAATGCGGTTATAGCTACCCTAGATCGAGGAACAATACCGAGAATATGGAAACTAAAGAGGTGTGAAGTTGATCCCGCAACCCAGTGCAAGATCTTTTGGGAAGGAGTGGACCGTGGAGGCTATCCGCCTCACACTCAGTATCTCGGGAGAAATTTCACCCCACCGTATGGGGTCGTGGTCGTAGCCCCCGACGGTGACTGGGCAAGCTATGATGGAGGCAAACCCTACGGCTTGCCCCAGGCAGTTTTTGAACTCAAGACGGGTCGGGAATGGGCAGGTGTTCTGCCGATGAATATGTGGGCACCAATAATGCACAACATATATGGACGCGATACCCAGCAGTTTGCGCGGCAAGCTCGAATTGCAATGAAATGCAAGCTGCGCTACGAAATTTGGATTGAGTCAAAAAATGGGGCGGCTGGCTACGCCTCGAAAATGCCTGGATATAGCATTTTCTACAAGCCCTAA
- a CDS encoding RHS repeat-associated core domain-containing protein, producing the protein MSTNWTYGVDGRGQLVSGQKRVGASSAGAIFKGWDAAYAYDDIGNRTESRLGGLGGNSDPVGSETITYTANALNQYEEIANPQAAYVTGAAAYSTSNPALHTEVVINGQTADRIGVNFVEKLSPSGTGPKWEPLNFELVRDSVTQSFQQHLYVPPVQETLTYDLDGNLIGDGRWTYTWDGENRLVGMTTQSVAETAGVPGLKLTFAYDGLSRRVQKTVEGRTTSSDPWVLRSDTRFVYDGWNMVGEAEYLATAADAPPSFGGGTAGPYWRRTYVWGEDLSGNLQGAGGVGGLLLINRHERGSKPMRTSWATSDLNGNVIGLVESNLKAVYEYDPFGKPERVSEPEVDLNPFRFSTKYTDAETGFCYYGYRYYDSVRGRWINRDPIEEKGGENIFAMCFNNSVSNFDTDGRIVNTDTISDKLPGGLSAYIQEFLGGNLAASDFYAILNGFAISALIADHVIDVANYTAEQFSKLNAGERAQAERYRVLTREINEEISRRRGCPPVWPVFEMFTPNIYAHTRDHMVNGRHSLLNYDGLHEGHPMRDQKRRAALRPIWTRLNSLLRAGKDSEALDLYDPINQQLDEFPYASTTQGGVGASVKAVPILENTIQGVGLSVFYRLPLWGGSQARKGSIFYVALVSGSVGNAKSIVDDIMESLRK; encoded by the coding sequence GTGAGCACCAACTGGACCTACGGGGTGGACGGTCGCGGCCAGTTGGTCAGCGGGCAAAAGCGGGTGGGCGCATCCAGCGCGGGTGCGATCTTCAAGGGGTGGGATGCCGCTTACGCCTATGACGACATCGGCAATCGCACGGAATCACGCTTGGGGGGCTTGGGTGGCAACAGTGATCCCGTGGGCTCAGAGACCATCACCTACACGGCCAATGCGCTCAACCAGTACGAGGAGATCGCCAACCCACAGGCGGCCTATGTCACGGGCGCGGCAGCCTATTCGACATCCAATCCGGCATTGCACACGGAGGTGGTGATCAACGGCCAGACGGCAGATCGTATCGGCGTTAACTTTGTAGAGAAGCTGAGTCCATCAGGCACAGGACCGAAGTGGGAGCCGTTGAACTTCGAGCTGGTCCGGGACTCAGTCACCCAGAGCTTCCAGCAGCATCTGTACGTGCCCCCTGTCCAGGAGACTCTGACCTATGACCTGGACGGCAACCTGATTGGGGACGGCCGCTGGACCTACACTTGGGACGGGGAGAACCGATTGGTGGGGATGACCACGCAATCCGTCGCAGAGACGGCGGGAGTTCCAGGGTTGAAGCTGACTTTCGCCTACGATGGCCTGAGCCGCCGGGTGCAGAAGACGGTGGAGGGGCGCACGACTTCGAGTGATCCTTGGGTCTTGCGTTCGGACACGCGTTTTGTGTACGATGGCTGGAACATGGTGGGTGAAGCGGAATACCTGGCCACAGCAGCAGATGCGCCGCCGTCGTTTGGCGGCGGCACGGCTGGACCGTACTGGCGTCGGACGTATGTTTGGGGCGAGGATCTCAGTGGCAACCTCCAGGGAGCAGGAGGCGTGGGAGGATTGCTGCTGATCAATCGGCACGAACGCGGCAGCAAGCCCATGCGGACAAGCTGGGCGACCAGTGATTTGAATGGCAATGTCATTGGACTGGTGGAAAGCAACCTGAAGGCGGTGTATGAATACGATCCCTTCGGCAAACCGGAACGGGTGAGCGAGCCGGAGGTGGATCTGAACCCGTTCCGGTTCAGCACGAAGTACACGGATGCGGAGACGGGGTTTTGCTACTACGGATACCGATACTACGATTCGGTTCGGGGGAGGTGGATCAATCGGGATCCGATTGAGGAAAAAGGTGGGGAGAACATATTCGCAATGTGTTTCAACAATTCTGTCTCAAATTTTGACACTGATGGCAGGATCGTAAATACAGATACCATATCGGACAAGCTCCCGGGCGGACTTAGTGCCTATATACAGGAATTTTTAGGGGGCAATCTTGCAGCTAGTGATTTTTACGCAATCTTAAACGGATTTGCGATCTCTGCCCTCATTGCCGACCACGTTATAGATGTCGCCAATTATACGGCCGAGCAATTTTCAAAGCTAAACGCCGGAGAAAGAGCGCAGGCCGAGCGCTATCGCGTGTTGACTAGAGAGATTAATGAGGAGATTAGCAGGCGTCGCGGCTGCCCACCTGTTTGGCCAGTGTTTGAGATGTTTACCCCGAATATTTATGCACACACAAGAGATCACATGGTTAATGGGAGGCATTCCCTCCTGAACTATGATGGTCTGCATGAGGGGCATCCTATGCGCGACCAAAAGCGGAGAGCTGCGCTTCGACCAATTTGGACAAGATTGAACAGTCTTCTTCGCGCAGGCAAAGATAGCGAGGCTCTCGATCTCTATGATCCAATCAACCAGCAATTGGATGAATTTCCTTACGCGAGCACGACCCAGGGAGGAGTCGGCGCAAGTGTAAAGGCAGTCCCGATTCTTGAAAATACAATTCAGGGGGTGGGGTTGAGTGTCTTCTACAGGTTGCCTTTGTGGGGAGGTAGTCAAGCTAGAAAGGGTTCGATATTCTACGTCGCCCTCGTAAGCGGAAGCGTTGGAAACGCAAAGTCAATCGTGGACGATATAATGGAATCACTTCGGAAGTGA
- a CDS encoding SMI1/KNR4 family protein, giving the protein MSIDLTIDGLLLAMADNGSRISDYVIPGLGADELREAEEKMESSFPEDLKQFLARFGNGFRETEKKADTEVMMDFMVLPFEAVVRFRSRYANTIVLGGDLLDTRLKVTEYPLMTSGAEFISFVWSEDSSAVVWKVNDYASNSKVWTSLQRFLEYLIECWNRKVYWIDRDNDEIAGDYAAAMQLLLEFGRQVKREKSDNP; this is encoded by the coding sequence ATGTCAATCGATTTAACTATTGATGGGTTGCTGCTTGCGATGGCAGACAACGGAAGTCGGATCTCTGACTATGTGATTCCCGGACTGGGCGCGGATGAGTTGCGTGAAGCCGAAGAGAAAATGGAAAGTTCTTTTCCAGAAGATCTGAAGCAATTTCTTGCACGATTTGGAAACGGATTTCGCGAAACCGAGAAGAAAGCTGACACTGAAGTCATGATGGACTTCATGGTTCTTCCGTTTGAAGCTGTGGTTAGGTTTCGAAGTCGGTATGCGAACACTATTGTACTTGGTGGGGATCTGCTCGACACGAGATTGAAAGTAACGGAGTATCCACTAATGACATCTGGAGCTGAGTTTATTTCGTTTGTCTGGTCGGAGGATAGCAGTGCGGTAGTATGGAAGGTGAATGACTACGCATCCAATTCTAAGGTGTGGACCTCCCTGCAAAGGTTCTTAGAATATCTTATTGAGTGCTGGAATCGGAAGGTGTATTGGATCGATAGGGATAACGACGAGATTGCCGGAGATTATGCAGCGGCAATGCAATTGTTGCTTGAATTCGGGCGTCAAGTAAAAAGAGAAAAAAGTGACAACCCATAG
- a CDS encoding RHS repeat-associated core domain-containing protein — protein sequence MSTSWTYGVDSRGQVISGQKRVGTSGTGTIFKGWDAAYAYDDIGNRTESRFGGLGGNSDPVGSETITYTANALNQYEEIANPRAAYVMGTAAYSTSNPALHTEVVINGQTADRVGVNFVEKLTPSGTGPKWEPLNFELVRDSVTQSFQQHLYVPPVQETLTYDLDGNLTGDGRWTYTWDGENRLVGMTTQAVAESAGVPGLKLTFAYDGLSRRVQKKVEGRTTSGDPWVLRSDTRFVYDGWNMVGEAEYLATAEDAPPTFGGGTAGPYWRRTYVWGEDLSGSLQGAGGVGGLLLINRHERGSKPLRTSWATSDLNGNVIGLVESNLKAVYEYDPFGKSLRVSEPEEDLNPFRFSTKYTDAETGLSYYGYRYYDAVRGRWMNRDPIEEQGGSNLYGMIGNSAVNKWDYLGCYMPMSPAYGGAPVEAPPILAGVGGELRAMLFPTHSRPTAKQKGDWRPTPHRVGLR from the coding sequence GTGAGCACTAGCTGGACCTATGGCGTGGACAGCCGCGGGCAGGTGATCAGTGGGCAGAAACGGGTGGGCACCTCGGGCACGGGCACCATCTTCAAGGGGTGGGATGCTGCTTATGCCTATGATGACATCGGTAATCGCACGGAATCACGCTTTGGGGGCTTGGGTGGCAACAGTGATCCGGTCGGGTCAGAGACCATCACCTACACGGCCAATGCGCTTAACCAGTACGAGGAGATTGCCAACCCACGGGCGGCCTATGTCATGGGCACGGCGGCCTATTCGACATCCAATCCGGCATTGCACACGGAGGTGGTGATCAACGGCCAGACGGCAGATCGTGTCGGTGTTAACTTTGTGGAGAAACTGACTCCGTCAGGCACAGGGCCGAAGTGGGAGCCGCTGAACTTCGAGCTTGTCCGGGACTCTGTCACCCAGAGCTTCCAGCAGCATCTGTACGTGCCCCCTGTCCAGGAAACCCTGACGTATGACCTCGACGGCAACCTGACGGGGGACGGCCGCTGGACCTACACTTGGGACGGGGAGAACCGTCTGGTGGGCATGACCACGCAGGCCGTTGCCGAGTCGGCAGGCGTGCCAGGGCTGAAGCTGACCTTTGCCTACGATGGCCTGAGCCGCCGGGTGCAGAAGAAAGTGGAGGGGCGCACGACTTCGGGTGATCCTTGGGTCTTGCGTTCGGACACCCGGTTTGTGTACGATGGCTGGAACATGGTGGGCGAAGCGGAATACCTGGCCACGGCAGAGGACGCGCCGCCGACGTTTGGCGGCGGCACGGCCGGACCGTACTGGCGCCGGACCTATGTCTGGGGGGAGGATCTCAGCGGCAGCCTGCAAGGAGCGGGTGGTGTGGGTGGGCTGCTCTTGATCAACCGCCATGAGCGCGGCAGCAAGCCGTTGCGGACGAGCTGGGCAACGAGTGACCTTAATGGCAACGTCATCGGACTGGTGGAGAGCAACCTGAAGGCGGTGTATGAATACGACCCCTTCGGCAAGTCGTTGCGGGTGAGCGAGCCTGAGGAGGATCTGAATCCGTTCCGGTTCAGCACGAAGTACACGGATGCGGAGACGGGATTAAGCTATTACGGCTACCGCTATTATGACGCGGTGCGGGGACGTTGGATGAACCGGGATCCTATTGAGGAGCAGGGTGGGTCGAATTTGTATGGGATGATTGGGAATAGTGCGGTGAATAAGTGGGACTACTTGGGTTGTTATATGCCTATGTCGCCGGCTTATGGTGGGGCGCCAGTTGAGGCGCCTCCCATACTTGCAGGCGTGGGCGGGGAGTTGAGGGCAATGCTTTTTCCAACTCACAGCCGTCCCACAGCGAAACAAAAAGGTGACTGGCGGCCTACCCCACACAGGGTAGGCCTGAGATGA
- a CDS encoding IS4-like element ISVsp5 family transposase: MKFKPAKVIGSVLGQLCKLIPGHLVANLCAQHHHGSQPRTFSSWSHVVSLLYAQLTHSISLNDVCDSLRHHAGALAAIRGATPPARNTLSHANKNRDSDLMETLFWKMLDHLQHRHPGFGLRYEGLPRRFRRAIYAIDSSTIALVANCMSWAKHRQRKAAAKLHLRLNLQTFLPAFAIIEEASHHDDSRSRALCASLKDGEIALFDKAYINFAHLWELTGRGIFWVTRAKDNMSYRVTRKLQARPQGKVLRDDLIVLKGARSLSQHPGPLRRVEMLVELDGKEVRMAFITNQTEWAASTVGELYQSRWGIEVFFKQIKQTLCICDFLGHSKNAIRWQLWAALLLYVLLRFLAQVSGWPHSFTRLFTMIRGVTWSRVDLLRLLAFYGTAGGPWKMRASPQSVYLPGLEPPVYGTAGVA; the protein is encoded by the coding sequence ATGAAATTCAAACCAGCCAAAGTCATTGGAAGCGTTCTGGGGCAGCTTTGCAAGCTCATTCCCGGGCACTTGGTCGCGAACCTCTGCGCTCAACACCACCACGGCAGCCAGCCGCGCACCTTCAGTTCCTGGAGTCACGTGGTCAGCCTGCTCTACGCGCAACTGACACACTCCATCAGTCTCAACGATGTGTGCGACAGCTTGAGGCATCATGCCGGGGCCCTCGCTGCCATCCGCGGAGCGACACCGCCAGCCCGCAACACCCTGTCCCATGCCAATAAGAATCGGGACAGCGACCTGATGGAGACCCTCTTTTGGAAGATGTTGGATCATCTCCAGCATCGGCACCCCGGGTTTGGCCTGCGCTATGAAGGACTGCCCCGGCGGTTTAGACGGGCCATCTACGCCATCGACTCCAGCACCATCGCCCTGGTGGCCAACTGTATGAGTTGGGCCAAGCACCGGCAGCGCAAGGCGGCGGCCAAGCTCCATTTGCGTCTCAACCTGCAAACCTTCCTGCCAGCCTTTGCCATCATCGAAGAAGCCTCTCATCATGATGACTCGCGCTCCCGCGCGCTTTGTGCCAGCCTCAAAGACGGGGAAATTGCCTTGTTTGACAAGGCTTACATCAACTTTGCCCACCTCTGGGAGTTGACCGGGCGGGGCATCTTCTGGGTCACCCGTGCCAAGGACAACATGAGCTACCGGGTGACGCGCAAGCTCCAGGCACGGCCGCAAGGCAAGGTGCTGCGCGATGACCTCATTGTGCTCAAAGGAGCCAGGAGCCTTTCGCAACATCCCGGCCCGCTGCGCCGGGTGGAGATGCTCGTGGAGCTTGACGGCAAGGAAGTGCGCATGGCCTTTATCACCAACCAGACAGAATGGGCCGCCAGCACGGTAGGAGAACTCTACCAGAGCCGCTGGGGCATTGAAGTGTTCTTCAAGCAGATCAAGCAAACGCTCTGCATCTGTGATTTTTTGGGACATAGCAAAAACGCGATCCGCTGGCAGCTCTGGGCGGCCCTGTTGCTCTATGTGCTGCTGCGGTTCCTGGCACAAGTATCGGGCTGGCCGCACAGCTTCACCCGCCTCTTCACGATGATCCGAGGGGTGACTTGGAGCCGGGTGGATCTGCTCAGATTGCTGGCGTTCTATGGGACAGCAGGCGGTCCATGGAAGATGCGAGCCAGCCCGCAAAGCGTGTATCTGCCTGGGCTGGAGCCCCCCGTCTATGGGACAGCAGGCGTCGCATAA
- a CDS encoding IS3-like element ISVsp13 family transposase (programmed frameshift), whose amino-acid sequence MKAKRRRHDPEFKARVALEALKGLKTIAEIAKEYDIHPVQVSDWKKTLQAGMAGVFGQDHGRADQEEHERERAQLHSKIGELAVKVDFLQKKFQTARHLERPAGLVEKEHPVLSMRSQCELLGVCRSMLAYEAVPESGEDRRIMRLLDELYLKDPCLGTRRLVKVLERDHGFKANRKRLQRLRRQMGLEAIYCRPRTSQPGDGHRIYPYLLREMAVERPDQVWCADITYVPMARGHAYLCAVMDWHTRKVLGWQVSNTMDVNLCLEALEMAVRETGSRPEIFNTDQGSQFTCEQWTGRIEELGARISMDGKGRWMDNVFIERLWRSVKYEEIYIREHGTILELERGLARWFERYNTWRPHEALGYQTPEQAYKGIAKLPATVPRMPMALAA is encoded by the exons ATGAAAGCCAAACGTAGAAGACACGACCCCGAATTCAAGGCCCGAGTGGCGCTCGAAGCGCTCAAAGGCCTCAAGACCATTGCCGAGATTGCCAAGGAGTACGACATCCATCCTGTGCAGGTCTCTGACTGGAAGAAGACGCTCCAGGCTGGGATGGCCGGGGTCTTTGGTCAGGACCATGGCCGTGCCGACCAGGAGGAGCACGAGCGCGAACGGGCCCAGTTGCACTCCAAGATCGGGGAGCTGGCCGTGAAAGTGGACTTTCTGCAAAAAAAGT TCCAAACAGCTCGGCATCTGGAACGACCTGCCGGGCTGGTCGAAAAAGAACACCCCGTTTTGAGCATGAGAAGCCAGTGTGAACTGCTGGGGGTGTGCCGCTCGATGCTAGCCTATGAGGCGGTGCCTGAGAGCGGTGAAGACCGCCGAATCATGAGGTTGCTTGATGAGCTCTACCTCAAGGATCCGTGCCTGGGGACCCGTCGCCTGGTGAAGGTGCTGGAGCGCGACCACGGCTTCAAGGCCAACCGCAAGCGCTTGCAGCGGCTGCGACGTCAGATGGGGCTGGAGGCCATCTACTGTCGTCCGCGCACGAGCCAGCCTGGAGACGGGCACCGCATTTATCCGTACTTGCTGCGGGAGATGGCCGTGGAGCGTCCCGACCAGGTGTGGTGCGCCGACATCACCTATGTGCCCATGGCGCGAGGCCACGCCTATCTGTGTGCAGTGATGGACTGGCACACGCGCAAAGTGCTGGGGTGGCAGGTGAGCAACACGATGGATGTGAACCTGTGTCTTGAGGCGCTGGAGATGGCGGTGAGGGAGACAGGGAGCAGGCCGGAGATCTTCAACACCGACCAGGGCAGCCAGTTTACCTGTGAGCAATGGACCGGGCGGATTGAAGAGCTGGGAGCGCGCATCAGCATGGACGGCAAAGGGCGGTGGATGGACAACGTGTTCATCGAACGGCTGTGGCGGAGCGTGAAGTACGAGGAAATCTACATACGCGAACATGGCACCATCCTTGAGCTTGAGCGGGGGCTGGCCCGGTGGTTTGAGCGCTACAACACATGGCGTCCCCACGAGGCCCTGGGCTACCAGACACCTGAGCAAGCCTACAAGGGCATTGCGAAGCTGCCTGCGACAGTGCCGAGGATGCCCATGGCTCTTGCCGCATGA
- a CDS encoding transposase codes for MASPRYFADPLVPVAYYHCISRVVERRLAFGPEEKEQFVRLMRAYEVFCQVRVLSYCVMSNHFHIMVEVRKRPEGEVYSDEWLLKQVALIYSKPAVRMLKETLETFRSQGHDAAAEELKERYLGRMWDVSQFMKELKQRFSLWFNKRENRKGTLWEERFTSVLLEGELATLSVMSAYIDLNPVRAGLVEDPKDYRWCSYAEAVAGGRKALSALYTITNEHRAHERNQPGGSQRIPSAAKVLSGYRVWLFGQGEEVRDGHGSDSQVLRKGIKREVVEQVRTEDGKLTLAETLRHRVTYFTLGVALGSRGFVDEFFEARREQFDARRQRGARPMKGGSFAGMFAFRAPRVGVV; via the coding sequence ATGGCCTCGCCTCGATACTTTGCCGATCCGCTGGTTCCGGTTGCGTACTACCACTGCATTTCTCGGGTGGTTGAGCGGCGGCTGGCGTTTGGACCGGAGGAGAAGGAGCAGTTTGTGCGGCTCATGCGGGCCTATGAGGTGTTCTGCCAGGTGCGGGTGTTGTCCTATTGCGTGATGTCCAATCACTTCCACATCATGGTGGAGGTCAGGAAGCGGCCTGAAGGGGAGGTGTATTCGGATGAATGGCTGCTGAAGCAGGTGGCGCTGATCTATTCCAAACCGGCGGTGCGGATGCTCAAGGAGACGCTGGAAACCTTTCGCAGCCAGGGGCATGACGCGGCGGCAGAGGAGCTCAAGGAAAGATACCTGGGCCGGATGTGGGATGTGAGCCAGTTCATGAAGGAGCTCAAACAGCGCTTCAGCTTGTGGTTCAACAAGAGGGAGAATCGCAAAGGCACGCTCTGGGAGGAGCGCTTCACCAGTGTGCTGCTGGAAGGTGAGCTGGCCACGCTCTCGGTGATGAGTGCCTACATTGATCTCAATCCGGTGCGGGCGGGACTGGTGGAGGATCCCAAGGACTACCGGTGGTGCAGCTATGCGGAGGCGGTAGCGGGTGGACGCAAGGCGTTGTCAGCCCTGTACACGATCACGAATGAGCACCGGGCGCATGAGCGGAACCAGCCAGGGGGCTCGCAGCGGATTCCCAGTGCGGCCAAGGTCCTTTCCGGCTACCGGGTATGGCTCTTTGGCCAGGGGGAGGAGGTTCGAGACGGTCACGGCTCCGACAGCCAGGTGTTGCGCAAGGGGATCAAGCGCGAGGTGGTGGAGCAGGTGCGCACGGAAGACGGCAAGCTGACCCTCGCGGAGACGCTGCGCCACCGGGTGACGTACTTCACGCTAGGTGTGGCCTTGGGAAGCCGGGGGTTTGTGGATGAGTTCTTTGAGGCGCGGCGGGAGCAGTTTGATGCCCGCCGCCAACGAGGTGCCCGCCCCATGAAGGGCGGAAGTTTTGCCGGAATGTTCGCCTTCCGAGCGCCGAGAGTCGGGGTGGTGTGA
- the tnpB gene encoding IS66 family insertion sequence element accessory protein TnpB, whose product MVPYQTTHFLQTRPPQPVILGPHRRQRRHRMIIRRELGLQVISIPHMQEPSLTILNRRNVQRQAMRKDRLYANLQDDPRSGSLFVFSNRRHSVLKILYWDGSGWWQRQCAKTEMCKDRLYANPEEKITIQIIIGGMPPISAPFHTPRRNYPQHSRQQSALFLDTNPQTPQGHNTPWPPIAVNASHPSLRHP is encoded by the coding sequence ATGGTCCCTTACCAAACGACGCATTTCCTCCAAACTCGCCCGCCGCAACCAGTCATCCTCGGCCCGCATCGCCGCCAGCGCCGACACCGGATGATCATCCGTCGAGAGCTCGGCTTGCAAGTAATAAGCATCCCCCACATGCAAGAGCCATCGCTCACCATTCTGAACCGCCGCAATGTGCAAAGACAGGCAATGCGCAAAGACAGGCTATACGCAAACCTGCAGGACGATCCCCGCAGCGGCTCGCTCTTTGTCTTCAGCAACAGGCGCCACTCGGTGCTCAAGATCCTCTACTGGGACGGTTCGGGCTGGTGGCAAAGACAATGTGCAAAGACAGAAATGTGCAAAGACAGGCTATACGCAAACCCAGAAGAGAAAATCACAATCCAAATCATCATTGGAGGCATGCCTCCAATCTCTGCCCCATTTCACACCCCTCGGCGGAATTACCCGCAGCATTCCAGGCAGCAATCAGCACTCTTCCTGGATACAAATCCACAGACTCCCCAGGGGCACAATACCCCTTGGCCCCCTATAGCCGTTAATGCGAGCCACCCTTCTTTGCGGCACCCCTGA